A genome region from Geothermobacter hydrogeniphilus includes the following:
- the lgt gene encoding prolipoprotein diacylglyceryl transferase, which produces MRYPEIDPVLVHIGPLAVRWYGLMYLLGFLASYVLIRTLARRRGLDLDADAVSDLLFYAVIGVILGGRFGYVLFYNAPYFLHHPLQVFAVWQGGMSFHGGLLGVICAAVLFCRRRKLPILLTGDILTTSATVGLGLGRLGNFINGELWGRVTDVPWGMVFPQAGPMPRHPSQLYEFLLEGVLLFCLLWWLHRRHAPAGVPFFTFFLGYGCFRFLVEFFRQPDEQLGFLWGGATMGQLLSLPMIVFGLVGLIMVLRRNNA; this is translated from the coding sequence CTGCGTTATCCTGAAATCGATCCCGTGCTGGTTCACATCGGCCCGCTGGCGGTGCGTTGGTACGGATTGATGTACCTGCTTGGTTTTCTGGCATCCTACGTCCTGATTCGGACCCTGGCACGACGCCGCGGCCTTGACCTGGATGCCGATGCCGTTTCGGACCTGCTCTTTTATGCTGTGATCGGAGTGATTCTGGGCGGCCGTTTCGGCTATGTGCTTTTCTACAACGCCCCCTATTTTCTGCACCACCCGTTGCAGGTCTTTGCCGTCTGGCAGGGGGGGATGAGTTTTCACGGTGGCCTGCTTGGTGTGATCTGCGCCGCGGTGCTGTTCTGTCGTCGACGCAAGTTGCCGATATTGCTGACCGGCGATATCCTGACCACCAGCGCCACCGTCGGACTCGGGTTGGGACGGCTCGGCAATTTTATCAACGGTGAACTCTGGGGGCGGGTGACCGATGTTCCCTGGGGCATGGTGTTTCCCCAGGCCGGTCCGATGCCTCGTCATCCGAGTCAGCTTTATGAATTTCTGCTTGAAGGGGTGCTGCTTTTCTGTCTGCTGTGGTGGCTGCACCGGAGACATGCTCCCGCCGGGGTTCCCTTCTTTACGTTTTTTCTCGGCTATGGCTGTTTCCGTTTTCTGGTGGAGTTTTTTCGGCAGCCGGATGAGCAGCTCGGGTTTCTCTGGGGCGGTGCCACCATGGGCCAGCTGTTGTCGCTGCCGATGATTGTCTTCGGGCTGGTCGGACTGATCATGGTGCTGCGAAGGAACAATGCATGA
- a CDS encoding HAD family hydrolase, producing the protein MSAVDGVIFDCDGVLFSSHDANLAYYNLVLQQLGAAPVLPDQEERARLCHTAASPEVFRQLLGEDRVEEALSLASRVDYRQFLHLMHPEPDMVETVRLLAARLPLAIATNRGNSMPEILRHFGLEDYFQVVVTSRDVARPKPAPDMLHLAADRLATPPRRLLFVGDSSLDQQAAVAAGVRFVAYRNPAEGDWNIDCLSRLIEIVSGLGVACRSLPGVSAGI; encoded by the coding sequence ATGAGTGCGGTTGACGGGGTCATCTTCGATTGTGACGGGGTGCTTTTTTCCAGTCATGACGCCAACCTGGCCTATTACAATCTCGTATTGCAGCAGCTTGGCGCGGCCCCGGTGCTGCCTGACCAGGAAGAGCGTGCCCGCCTTTGTCATACGGCCGCGAGTCCCGAAGTTTTTCGGCAGTTGCTGGGGGAGGACCGGGTGGAAGAGGCCCTTTCCCTGGCTTCGCGGGTTGATTATCGGCAGTTTCTGCATTTGATGCATCCGGAACCGGACATGGTCGAAACAGTGCGGCTGCTGGCGGCAAGGCTGCCGTTGGCCATTGCGACCAACCGGGGGAACAGCATGCCTGAAATTCTGCGTCATTTCGGCCTGGAGGATTATTTTCAGGTGGTTGTGACCAGTCGGGATGTCGCTCGGCCCAAACCGGCGCCGGACATGCTGCATCTGGCCGCCGACCGGCTCGCGACACCGCCACGACGGCTGTTGTTTGTCGGGGATTCGTCGCTTGATCAGCAGGCGGCTGTCGCCGCCGGAGTTCGTTTCGTCGCCTACCGTAATCCGGCCGAAGGGGACTGGAACATCGACTGCCTCAGCCGATTGATTGAGATCGTCTCCGGTCTGGGAGTGGCATGTCGTTCTTTGCCGGGGGTCAGTGCAGGGATTTGA
- a CDS encoding ATP-binding protein, whose protein sequence is MTDKLEVDIKVPNQTRYLGLIGKIGEDIARTLKRFKGDREELAYHINLVLTEAISNAIRHANDDDPDKEIHISIYIKDQKLHIRVYDQGEGFDITRLPSPELKYLDEHGRGVYIIRSLMDEVTYKRLKDGHVLEMIKSLH, encoded by the coding sequence ATGACTGACAAGCTCGAAGTCGACATCAAGGTTCCCAACCAGACCCGCTACCTGGGGCTGATCGGCAAGATCGGCGAGGATATCGCCCGTACCCTGAAACGCTTCAAGGGGGACCGGGAGGAGCTTGCCTATCATATCAACCTGGTTCTGACCGAGGCGATCAGCAATGCCATCCGTCATGCCAACGACGATGATCCCGACAAGGAAATCCACATCTCCATCTACATCAAAGACCAGAAACTGCACATCAGAGTCTACGATCAGGGAGAAGGGTTCGACATCACCAGACTGCCGAGTCCGGAGCTGAAATACCTGGATGAGCACGGACGAGGGGTCTATATCATCCGCTCACTGATGGATGAAGTCACCTACAAACGATTGAAGGACGGTCACGTTCTGGAGATGATCAAATCCCTGCACTGA